A DNA window from Chelativorans sp. AA-79 contains the following coding sequences:
- a CDS encoding host attachment protein, whose translation MKKPRTWILVTDGGQARIVRELACDAETGERLDDLVFEIEHKPLRRIMADRPGRSFESHGARRSAMEYRSDPVRDRQRRFASMLSKHLQYHHAAGEFDRLAVVAEPRMLGIVRQTLPAALREVVVSEIGKDLTKLPADELYAALAGIADHPSAGHLRPERASR comes from the coding sequence ATGAAAAAGCCGAGGACCTGGATTCTTGTGACGGACGGCGGTCAGGCGCGCATCGTGCGCGAGCTGGCATGCGATGCGGAAACCGGGGAGCGTCTCGACGATCTCGTCTTCGAGATTGAGCACAAGCCGCTTCGGCGGATCATGGCGGATCGTCCGGGGCGCAGCTTCGAATCCCACGGCGCGCGACGGTCTGCGATGGAATACCGTTCCGATCCGGTTCGCGACCGCCAGAGGCGGTTCGCTTCGATGTTGAGCAAGCATCTTCAGTACCATCACGCCGCCGGCGAGTTCGACCGTCTGGCGGTGGTCGCAGAGCCGCGAATGCTCGGTATCGTTCGGCAGACACTGCCTGCTGCATTGAGGGAAGTGGTCGTCAGTGAGATCGGCAAGGACCTCACGAAACTTCCCGCCGATGAACTTTACGCTGCCCTCGCTGGCATTGCCGACCACCCCAGCGCCGGCCATTTGCGGCCCGAACGGGCATCCCGTTGA
- a CDS encoding BON domain-containing protein, with protein sequence MSDIDLKQDILDELDFEPSIDAADIGVAVENGIVTLTGHVPTYAQKTTVEDVVRRVKGVKGIAQEIEVRPYGSNQTADDEIAKRAINMIHWNTAIPDSAVQVKVQKGWVTLTGKVEWQYQKTAAADAIRGLAGVVGIQNNIAVKAHASASDVKKRIEDALKRNAEIEARAIRVDVLDGGKVRLEGRVHAWSERSAAERAAWSAPGVNLVEDRITIG encoded by the coding sequence ATGAGCGATATCGATCTGAAACAGGACATCTTAGACGAGCTCGATTTCGAGCCGAGCATTGATGCTGCCGATATCGGCGTGGCGGTCGAGAACGGGATTGTGACGTTGACCGGACATGTCCCGACCTATGCACAGAAGACCACGGTCGAGGACGTGGTTCGCCGTGTGAAGGGCGTGAAGGGCATCGCTCAGGAAATCGAGGTCCGTCCGTACGGGAGCAACCAGACGGCTGACGACGAGATCGCCAAACGCGCGATCAACATGATCCACTGGAACACGGCCATTCCCGACAGCGCCGTCCAGGTCAAGGTCCAGAAAGGCTGGGTGACACTGACCGGCAAGGTCGAGTGGCAGTATCAGAAGACCGCCGCCGCTGACGCGATCCGTGGCCTTGCGGGTGTGGTCGGTATACAGAACAACATTGCGGTAAAGGCACATGCGTCAGCGTCTGACGTCAAAAAACGCATCGAGGATGCCCTGAAACGCAACGCGGAAATCGAGGCCAGGGCGATCCGCGTCGACGTCCTCGACGGCGGAAAGGTAAGGCTCGAAGGCCGTGTCCATGCATGGTCCGAACGCAGTGCCGCCGAACGCGCAGCATGGTCCGCGCCGGGCGTCAACCTTGTCGAAGACCGCATTACCATTGGATGA
- a CDS encoding MgtC/SapB family protein translates to MDPLIARLGLALAIGLLVGLERGWRERDAPDRSRTAGIRTFGISGLLGGIFAALADALGSNALLIAGFVSFAAIFAWYKTREAIHDEDFSVTSVVAGLSVFALGAFAVAGDYRAAAAGGAALAAILASREVLHSLLRRLTWIELRSALILAVMTAIVLPLLPNRTVDPWGGLNPWEIWFFTVLIAAISFLGYVAVRVLGETRGLLVSVLAGAVVSSTAVTLALARIANDSARATPLSGAASLAAMVSILRVLLIVIIIEPRVFPTIGVPALLAALCFGACGALFMFRDSQGLGNSPVRNPFEVAPLLLFALLFAIVATASAALADITGVSGLLATSAVSGTFDVDVAVLSALRLVREAVPPEVAGQAVLAALATNALLRAALAMMAGPPRFAFALAGFTLLALVIGYGAFTVVPALPS, encoded by the coding sequence ATGGACCCGCTGATCGCAAGGCTCGGCCTGGCACTTGCCATCGGCCTTCTCGTCGGGCTGGAGCGCGGCTGGCGCGAGCGGGATGCCCCAGACCGCAGCCGTACGGCCGGCATTCGCACTTTCGGCATCTCCGGCCTCCTCGGGGGCATCTTCGCTGCCCTCGCGGACGCGCTCGGCTCGAATGCGCTGCTGATCGCCGGCTTCGTCAGCTTTGCCGCCATCTTCGCCTGGTATAAGACGCGCGAGGCTATCCATGACGAGGATTTCAGCGTCACGAGCGTGGTCGCGGGATTGAGCGTGTTCGCCCTCGGCGCCTTCGCGGTCGCCGGCGACTATCGCGCGGCGGCAGCAGGAGGTGCGGCCCTTGCGGCGATCCTTGCCAGCCGGGAAGTCCTGCACAGCCTTCTGCGGCGGCTGACATGGATCGAGTTGCGATCGGCCCTCATTCTCGCGGTGATGACGGCCATCGTGCTTCCGCTCCTGCCGAACAGGACGGTCGACCCCTGGGGCGGGCTGAACCCGTGGGAGATCTGGTTCTTCACCGTCCTGATAGCTGCGATATCCTTTCTCGGCTATGTCGCGGTGCGGGTATTGGGCGAAACCCGCGGCCTGCTAGTCAGCGTGCTGGCGGGCGCCGTCGTTTCCTCCACGGCCGTGACACTCGCCCTGGCACGGATAGCTAACGATAGTGCCCGCGCCACCCCGCTTTCGGGCGCGGCATCGCTGGCGGCGATGGTCTCGATCCTGCGCGTTTTGCTGATTGTCATCATCATTGAACCGCGGGTCTTTCCGACGATCGGCGTGCCCGCGCTTCTGGCCGCCCTCTGCTTCGGTGCCTGCGGTGCTTTGTTCATGTTCCGTGACAGTCAGGGACTGGGCAACTCGCCGGTCCGCAATCCCTTCGAGGTTGCGCCGCTGCTCCTTTTCGCCCTGCTCTTCGCTATTGTCGCGACCGCGAGCGCCGCGCTGGCCGATATCACCGGCGTGAGCGGGCTACTCGCGACCTCGGCCGTATCCGGGACCTTTGATGTGGATGTCGCCGTGCTGAGTGCGCTGCGTCTCGTCCGGGAAGCAGTTCCTCCCGAAGTGGCGGGACAGGCGGTGCTTGCCGCTCTGGCGACAAACGCGCTCTTGCGCGCGGCGCTCGCGATGATGGCAGGTCCGCCCAGGTTTGCTTTTGCCCTTGCCGGCTTCACCCTTCTGGCACTCGTTATCGGTTATGGCGCCTTCACGGTAGTGCCCGCCCTGCCTTCATAA
- the trxC gene encoding thioredoxin TrxC, which translates to MNEAYIVCSKCGGVNRLPPARSALAGKCGKCGARLFSGHPEDVDADILERQIARSTVPVLVDVWAPWCGPCRMMAPAFEAAARELEPRLRLVKLNSDVEQSAAARLGIRGIPTMILFHGGREIARTSGAMTDAQIVQWARGRLPAASA; encoded by the coding sequence ATGAACGAGGCCTACATCGTCTGTTCCAAATGCGGCGGGGTCAATCGTCTGCCGCCCGCCCGTTCCGCCCTCGCTGGCAAGTGCGGAAAATGCGGAGCCAGGCTCTTTTCAGGACACCCCGAAGACGTCGACGCGGATATTCTGGAGCGCCAGATCGCCCGCAGCACCGTTCCCGTGCTCGTCGATGTCTGGGCGCCATGGTGCGGACCGTGCCGGATGATGGCGCCCGCATTCGAGGCGGCTGCGCGTGAACTCGAACCCCGGCTGCGCCTGGTCAAACTCAACTCCGATGTCGAGCAGTCCGCGGCCGCGAGACTTGGGATTCGGGGAATCCCGACGATGATCCTCTTTCACGGCGGCCGCGAGATAGCGCGCACCTCCGGTGCGATGACCGACGCCCAAATCGTGCAGTGGGCGCGCGGCCGTCTGCCGGCCGCCTCCGCTTGA
- the ccoS gene encoding cbb3-type cytochrome oxidase assembly protein CcoS: MSYLVWLIPIAILMGIAALATFLWSLRDGQYEDLDGAAARILVDEDRPIQESSQARA, from the coding sequence GTGAGTTATCTCGTCTGGCTGATCCCGATCGCCATTCTCATGGGCATAGCCGCCCTCGCCACCTTCCTCTGGTCGCTGCGCGATGGGCAGTACGAAGACCTGGATGGCGCGGCCGCGCGCATCCTGGTCGACGAGGACCGCCCGATTCAAGAATCGAGCCAGGCACGCGCGTAA
- a CDS encoding heavy metal translocating P-type ATPase, whose product MAGCCAPGADIAPVGQPADEEVRLASRALSETLMQTDFSVPAAHCGACIKTIEQALLALPGVEAARLNLSTRRVSVQWRKNGPVPPFFDALARAGYDATLYTHDQSDDDPEFGRLLRATAVAGFAAMNIMLLSVSVWSGADAETRHAFHMVSALMALPAIAYSGRVFFASAWSALKARTTNMDVPISVGILLTLALSLHDTFRNEPHAYFDAVVSLTFFLLIGRTLDHMMRRKARTAISGLARIMPRGAVTVSADGVRSYKDVREIAPGETLLVAPGERIPLDGIVMRGGGELDAQLVTGEATPVIATHGDKVSAGMLNLTGALTIRAERKVEDSFLAEMMRMMEAAEAGRSRYRRIADRAASLYSPVIHILALASFIGWMAATGDWHRALTVAVSVLIITCPCALGLAVPMVQVMAARRLFEHGIALKEGSALERLAGIDTVVFDKTGTLTLGNLRVAASTVPERDLAVAAALAALSRHPAARAVARFDPAGADLTVEDFAEHPGLGVEARIAGALYRLGRPSWACAEPAAASERSMSTLSRDGVPLGTFSFTDTPRADAKAAVRALLERGIVVEIVSGDGAEAVAAAAHQLGIETYRASMLPADKVARLEELRRQGRIVLMVGDGLNDAPALAAAHVSMAPGSAAEVGRHAADMVFVNGALSAVPAALATALRAAVLVRQNLALAVVYNLAVLPLALAGHVTPLIAAIAMSSSSILVVANALRLRSGERTPSELRGPKLVEVTS is encoded by the coding sequence GTGGCGGGCTGCTGCGCCCCTGGAGCCGACATCGCGCCGGTCGGCCAACCCGCCGACGAGGAGGTGCGCCTTGCGAGCCGGGCCCTCTCCGAAACGCTGATGCAGACGGATTTCAGCGTGCCGGCCGCCCATTGCGGCGCCTGCATCAAGACGATCGAGCAAGCGCTCCTGGCATTGCCTGGCGTGGAGGCGGCAAGGCTCAACCTGTCGACCCGGCGTGTTTCGGTGCAGTGGCGGAAGAACGGTCCCGTACCGCCCTTCTTCGACGCGTTGGCGAGAGCCGGCTACGACGCCACGCTCTATACGCATGACCAGTCGGACGACGATCCCGAGTTCGGCCGTCTCCTGCGCGCCACGGCCGTGGCAGGCTTCGCCGCCATGAACATCATGCTGCTCTCGGTCTCCGTATGGTCAGGCGCCGATGCCGAGACCCGGCACGCCTTCCACATGGTCTCAGCCCTGATGGCGTTGCCGGCTATCGCCTATTCCGGCCGCGTCTTCTTCGCCTCCGCGTGGTCGGCGCTGAAGGCGCGCACGACCAACATGGACGTGCCGATCTCCGTCGGTATCCTGCTGACGCTCGCGCTCAGCCTGCACGACACGTTCCGCAACGAGCCGCATGCCTATTTCGACGCGGTGGTCTCGCTCACTTTCTTCCTTCTGATCGGCCGCACGCTCGACCACATGATGCGCCGCAAGGCCAGGACCGCCATCTCCGGGCTGGCGCGCATCATGCCGCGCGGCGCGGTGACGGTCTCCGCGGATGGCGTGCGCAGCTACAAGGACGTGCGCGAGATCGCACCAGGGGAGACGCTGCTCGTCGCACCGGGCGAGCGGATCCCGCTCGACGGCATCGTCATGCGCGGCGGCGGCGAGCTGGATGCTCAGCTTGTCACGGGCGAGGCCACGCCGGTGATCGCCACGCACGGCGACAAGGTCAGCGCCGGCATGCTGAATCTCACGGGTGCACTGACCATCCGCGCCGAGCGAAAAGTGGAGGATTCGTTCCTCGCCGAGATGATGCGCATGATGGAGGCGGCCGAGGCCGGCCGCTCGCGCTACCGGCGGATCGCCGACCGCGCTGCGAGCCTCTATTCGCCGGTCATCCACATTCTGGCCCTCGCCTCCTTCATCGGCTGGATGGCGGCGACCGGCGACTGGCACCGCGCGCTCACCGTCGCCGTCTCGGTGCTGATCATCACCTGCCCCTGTGCCCTGGGGCTCGCCGTGCCGATGGTGCAGGTGATGGCCGCGCGCCGGCTGTTCGAGCACGGCATCGCCCTCAAGGAAGGGAGCGCGCTGGAGCGGTTGGCCGGGATCGACACGGTGGTCTTCGACAAGACCGGCACGCTGACCCTGGGTAATTTGCGCGTCGCCGCTTCCACCGTGCCGGAACGCGACCTTGCCGTGGCCGCAGCCCTTGCGGCCCTCTCCCGCCACCCCGCTGCGCGCGCCGTCGCCCGGTTCGACCCGGCCGGCGCCGACCTGACGGTGGAAGACTTCGCCGAGCATCCGGGGCTTGGCGTAGAGGCTCGCATCGCCGGCGCGCTCTACCGCCTCGGCCGTCCCTCCTGGGCGTGCGCGGAGCCAGCCGCTGCAAGCGAACGAAGCATGAGCACGCTGTCGCGCGACGGTGTTCCCCTCGGAACATTCTCCTTCACCGACACGCCGCGCGCCGACGCGAAAGCCGCCGTCCGCGCCCTCCTGGAGCGCGGCATCGTCGTGGAGATCGTATCGGGCGACGGTGCAGAGGCGGTCGCGGCCGCCGCGCACCAGCTCGGCATCGAGACCTACCGGGCTTCAATGCTACCGGCGGACAAGGTGGCACGGCTGGAAGAACTGCGCAGGCAGGGCCGCATCGTGCTGATGGTCGGCGACGGGCTGAACGACGCTCCCGCCCTTGCCGCCGCGCACGTCTCCATGGCCCCGGGCAGCGCGGCGGAGGTGGGGCGCCACGCGGCCGATATGGTGTTCGTCAATGGAGCGCTGAGCGCCGTGCCGGCCGCGCTGGCGACGGCATTACGTGCGGCAGTGCTGGTGCGCCAGAACCTCGCACTGGCAGTGGTCTACAACCTCGCCGTCCTGCCGCTGGCGCTGGCCGGCCATGTCACGCCGCTGATCGCCGCCATCGCGATGTCTTCCTCCTCGATCCTGGTCGTCGCCAACGCGCTCAGGCTGCGTAGCGGGGAGCGGACGCCATCCGAATTGCGTGGACCGAAACTGGTTGAGGTTACCTCGTGA
- a CDS encoding DUF2189 domain-containing protein, whose amino-acid sequence MANDIHVNELEAAAPAARGRDLPLSEAFRWLAGGWRDFTKKPWLSLVHGIGVLALSALTVAVMFAAGWDHILFPALSGFMIVGPLIAIGTYEKSRRLAAGEPLGLRNVLFGPARSGGQIFFVGLILALLMVFWMRAAVLIYALFFGYRPFPGLDQIAPMLFTTPIGWAMLLTGTVVGGIFAAFAYAISVFAIPMLLDRRTDALTAMGTSMALVWNNLPVMLMWGGMVLTLFLLAVATGLLGLVIIFPLLGHATWHAYEAIARS is encoded by the coding sequence ATGGCGAACGACATCCACGTGAACGAACTTGAAGCCGCGGCCCCGGCGGCCCGCGGCCGCGATCTCCCGCTTTCGGAGGCGTTTCGCTGGCTGGCGGGCGGCTGGCGCGATTTCACAAAGAAGCCATGGCTGAGCCTCGTCCACGGCATCGGCGTGCTTGCCCTTTCGGCGCTCACCGTCGCGGTGATGTTCGCCGCCGGCTGGGATCACATCCTTTTTCCCGCCCTCTCCGGCTTCATGATCGTCGGGCCGCTGATCGCCATCGGCACGTACGAGAAGAGCCGCCGGCTCGCGGCGGGCGAGCCGCTCGGCCTCCGCAACGTTCTCTTCGGTCCCGCGCGGTCCGGCGGCCAGATCTTCTTCGTAGGGCTGATCCTCGCGCTCCTGATGGTCTTCTGGATGCGCGCGGCCGTCCTCATCTATGCGCTGTTCTTCGGCTATCGGCCCTTCCCCGGGCTCGACCAGATCGCGCCGATGCTTTTCACCACGCCAATCGGCTGGGCGATGCTCCTCACCGGCACCGTTGTCGGCGGGATCTTTGCCGCCTTCGCATACGCCATCAGCGTCTTCGCCATCCCGATGCTGCTCGACCGGCGTACCGATGCGCTGACGGCCATGGGCACCAGCATGGCGCTGGTCTGGAACAATTTGCCGGTCATGTTGATGTGGGGCGGCATGGTGCTGACGCTCTTCCTGCTCGCCGTCGCCACCGGGCTTCTCGGCCTCGTCATCATCTTCCCGCTTCTCGGCCATGCCACCTGGCATGCCTATGAAGCCATCGCCCGGAGCTGA